One Cucumis sativus cultivar 9930 chromosome 1, Cucumber_9930_V3, whole genome shotgun sequence DNA segment encodes these proteins:
- the LOC101215857 gene encoding interactor of constitutive active ROPs 3 isoform X2: MTLKLQESEKLVLELSASEEARVIELQQISQDRDQAWQSELEAIQEQHKLDYSALASAVNEIQQLKIQLEMVAQSETKKTEHADSANKELDSFRSKLAETLCLMERMEHELKNCRESEAQAQLLARETLAQLEDAKKRLEELRFDGMEAKKAYNAIALELDESKARVNILEKLVGKLETDVANASSNLLQHPAVENEKKRGEDHIEELCSLRSEIEQLKTALEVAEAKYHEDQIQSAVQIKMAYEQVEQIKSNKNSREFNLEQELKKFKADIEELKADLMDKETELQGISEENEQLQAKIQKNLSSQREYELEREIKELKEHLVELKSSLTDKERDYHSISDENEMLKLEINKRIMIRAKASNGTTEVEDATAAEQDALIRLGIVMEEADKSNKRAARVSEQLEAAQAANAEIETELRRLRVQSDQWRKAAEAAAAMLSAGNNGKLMDRSGSLDSSYDSAAGKFNGSYCEEIDDDLLKKKNGNVLKKIGVLWKKQQK, translated from the coding sequence ATGACCTTAAAGCTTCAAGAGTCTGAAAAACTAGTTCTTGAGCTCTCTGCTTCTGAAGAAGCTCGTGTTATAGAATTGCAACAGATCTCACAAGACCGAGATCAAGCCTGGCAATCTGAGCTTGAGGCCATTCAAGAACAGCACAAACTCGACTATTCTGCATTGGCTTCTGCTGTAAATGAGATTCAGCAGCTAAAGATCCAGCTTGAAATGGTAGCTCAGTCTGAAACGAAAAAGACCGAGCATGCAGATTCAGCAAATAAAGAACTCGATAGCTTCAGAAGTAAACTAGCAGAAACTTTGTGTCTTATGGAAAGAATGGAACACGAATTGAAAAACTGTAGAGAATCTGAAGCTCAGGCTCAGTTACTTGCAAGAGAAACTCTAGCACAACTTGAAGATGCGAAAAAACGGCTGGAGGAGCTCAGATTTGATGGTATGGAAGCAAAGAAGGCTTACAACGCTATTGCTTTAGAGTTGGATGAGTCGAAAGCACGTGTTAACATATTAGAAAAACTTGTTGGTAAACTGGAAACAGATGTTGCTAATGCTAGCAGTAACCTTTTGCAACATCCAGCGGTTGAAAACgagaaaaagagaggagaaGATCATATTGAAGAACTTTGTTCTCTCAGATCAGAGATTGAACAACTGAAAACAGCCCTTGAAGTGGCCGAGGCCAAATACCATGAAGATCAAATTCAGAGTGCAGTTCAGATAAAGATGGCTTATGAACAGGTTGAGCAAATAAAATCCAACAAGAATTCTAGGGAGTTTAATCTGGAGcaagaattgaaaaaattcaaagcaGATATTGAAGAGTTAAAGGCTGACTTGATGGATAAGGAGACTGAATTACAGGGTATCTCGGAGGAGAACGAGCAATTACAAGCGAAGATCCAGAAAAACTTGTCTAGCCAAAGGGAATATGAGCTCGAAAGGGAGATCAAGGAATTGAAGGAACATCTTGTGGAATTGAAGTCTAGTCTCACTGATAAGGAGAGAGATTATCATAGTATTTCGGATGAAAATGAGATGCTAAAGCTCGAAATTAACAAAAGGATAATGATCCGAGCAAAAGCAAGCAATGGGACAACTGAAGTTGAGGACGCAACGGCTGCTGAACAAGATGCTCTCATAAGACTTGGAATTGTGATGGAGGAAGCAGACAAGAGCAACAAGAGGGCTGCTCGAGTGTCCGAACAGTTGGAGGCTGCTCAGGCTGCAAATGCCGAGATAGAAACAGAGTTGAGACGGTTGAGAGTGCAGTCTGACCAATGGAGGAAGGCTGCGGAGGCAGCAGCGGCGATGCTGTCTGCGGGAAACAATGGAAAGTTAATGGATCGATCGGGATCATTAGACAGCAGCTATGATTCGGCTGCAGGAAAGTTTAATGGGTCTTATTGTGAAGAGATAGATGATGATTtgctaaaaaagaaaaatggaaatgtGCTAAAAAAGATAGGGGTGCTGTGGAAGAAACAACAGAAATGA
- the LOC101215857 gene encoding interactor of constitutive active ROPs 3 isoform X1: protein MQTPKSRNSLPEAPQKASPRVARKLRPTALECDSTSSSNQVNNRIIKERSPKVIDRKSPRSPASVEKKRPSKISELESQVSQLQEDLTIVKDQLCLSESCKKEFKQDAEEAKDQLVAMTLKLQESEKLVLELSASEEARVIELQQISQDRDQAWQSELEAIQEQHKLDYSALASAVNEIQQLKIQLEMVAQSETKKTEHADSANKELDSFRSKLAETLCLMERMEHELKNCRESEAQAQLLARETLAQLEDAKKRLEELRFDGMEAKKAYNAIALELDESKARVNILEKLVGKLETDVANASSNLLQHPAVENEKKRGEDHIEELCSLRSEIEQLKTALEVAEAKYHEDQIQSAVQIKMAYEQVEQIKSNKNSREFNLEQELKKFKADIEELKADLMDKETELQGISEENEQLQAKIQKNLSSQREYELEREIKELKEHLVELKSSLTDKERDYHSISDENEMLKLEINKRIMIRAKASNGTTEVEDATAAEQDALIRLGIVMEEADKSNKRAARVSEQLEAAQAANAEIETELRRLRVQSDQWRKAAEAAAAMLSAGNNGKLMDRSGSLDSSYDSAAGKFNGSYCEEIDDDLLKKKNGNVLKKIGVLWKKQQK, encoded by the exons ATGCAGACCCCAAAATCAAG AAATTCCTTGCCGGAAGCACCTCAAAAGGCTTCTCCTCGAGTTGCTCGGAAGCTTCGGCCGACTGCACTGGAATGTGATTCTACTTCCTCCTCAAaccaagtaaataatagaatcattaaagaaagaagCCCTAAAGTTATTGATCGAAAGTCACCTAGAAGCCCTGCGAGCGTTGAG AAAAAGCGTCCGAGCAAGATTTCCGAGTTGGAATCTCAGGTTTCTCAGCTCCAAGAGGATTTGACAATAGTAAAGGACCAGCTATGTTTATCTGAATCATGCAAGAAGGAATTCAAGCAAGATGCCGAGGAGGCCAAGGATCAACTTGTAGCCATGACCTTAAAGCTTCAAGAGTCTGAAAAACTAGTTCTTGAGCTCTCTGCTTCTGAAGAAGCTCGTGTTATAGAATTGCAACAGATCTCACAAGACCGAGATCAAGCCTGGCAATCTGAGCTTGAGGCCATTCAAGAACAGCACAAACTCGACTATTCTGCATTGGCTTCTGCTGTAAATGAGATTCAGCAGCTAAAGATCCAGCTTGAAATGGTAGCTCAGTCTGAAACGAAAAAGACCGAGCATGCAGATTCAGCAAATAAAGAACTCGATAGCTTCAGAAGTAAACTAGCAGAAACTTTGTGTCTTATGGAAAGAATGGAACACGAATTGAAAAACTGTAGAGAATCTGAAGCTCAGGCTCAGTTACTTGCAAGAGAAACTCTAGCACAACTTGAAGATGCGAAAAAACGGCTGGAGGAGCTCAGATTTGATGGTATGGAAGCAAAGAAGGCTTACAACGCTATTGCTTTAGAGTTGGATGAGTCGAAAGCACGTGTTAACATATTAGAAAAACTTGTTGGTAAACTGGAAACAGATGTTGCTAATGCTAGCAGTAACCTTTTGCAACATCCAGCGGTTGAAAACgagaaaaagagaggagaaGATCATATTGAAGAACTTTGTTCTCTCAGATCAGAGATTGAACAACTGAAAACAGCCCTTGAAGTGGCCGAGGCCAAATACCATGAAGATCAAATTCAGAGTGCAGTTCAGATAAAGATGGCTTATGAACAGGTTGAGCAAATAAAATCCAACAAGAATTCTAGGGAGTTTAATCTGGAGcaagaattgaaaaaattcaaagcaGATATTGAAGAGTTAAAGGCTGACTTGATGGATAAGGAGACTGAATTACAGGGTATCTCGGAGGAGAACGAGCAATTACAAGCGAAGATCCAGAAAAACTTGTCTAGCCAAAGGGAATATGAGCTCGAAAGGGAGATCAAGGAATTGAAGGAACATCTTGTGGAATTGAAGTCTAGTCTCACTGATAAGGAGAGAGATTATCATAGTATTTCGGATGAAAATGAGATGCTAAAGCTCGAAATTAACAAAAGGATAATGATCCGAGCAAAAGCAAGCAATGGGACAACTGAAGTTGAGGACGCAACGGCTGCTGAACAAGATGCTCTCATAAGACTTGGAATTGTGATGGAGGAAGCAGACAAGAGCAACAAGAGGGCTGCTCGAGTGTCCGAACAGTTGGAGGCTGCTCAGGCTGCAAATGCCGAGATAGAAACAGAGTTGAGACGGTTGAGAGTGCAGTCTGACCAATGGAGGAAGGCTGCGGAGGCAGCAGCGGCGATGCTGTCTGCGGGAAACAATGGAAAGTTAATGGATCGATCGGGATCATTAGACAGCAGCTATGATTCGGCTGCAGGAAAGTTTAATGGGTCTTATTGTGAAGAGATAGATGATGATTtgctaaaaaagaaaaatggaaatgtGCTAAAAAAGATAGGGGTGCTGTGGAAGAAACAACAGAAATGA